In Chitinophaga oryzae, the sequence TGCCCAGGAACTTTCCTGCACTGCCCTCCGGTCCTATATAACGTGCGGTATTGAGCATCAGTTCCCGGCCATACTTTACCGATTCGCCGAATTGGTCATTGGGTATCAGCGTAGTATCGATATTGATATAGGAAACGCTATCCGGCTGCACAAGCGCGGTGGCGTTGGTTTCTCCTGTTACGGCTGTCCCACAGGAAGATATCATGGCTATCCCCCAGCAACAGATTCCGCAGATCACGATGAAGCTTCTCATGTATAATTTTTTTGTAGTGCACAATTATTGTTCATAACCCGGCTGATGAATGTACGGGGCCAGTTTTTCCGCCGGGATAAAGGAAGCCCGGTAAGACGACATGCCCGTTCTCAGCAGCCAGAGAAACCTTCCCTGGAAATTGGTCAGAATAACCGTATTTCTCTTGGTGGCGCATTGCAGCAGGGTGGTATCGCTCACTAAATAGCTGCTGCCCATCCGCTCGTTGTAATTTTCGGGTGGCAGTGTAGTGTTGATGCATAGTGTAGCCTGCCTTTTGTTTTCGTCCAGTTTAAAGGAGAGTGTCCTGGATGTTTTTTTGCTCACGCCATTGTCGAAGAACATCAGTTCGCCGTGCTCATTGATATGCAGTGCATGCGCCTGGTCAAACAGCGAGGCCGCCGGCAGGTTAAAATCGCCGTTTTTTCCGAATGTCCACAGGCGTTTACCCGTGCGTGCATCTATCTTCCATATCTGCCCGTTGTTATAAAAAGAAATGAGGTAGTTGCCATCGGTATCAAATGCGATACAGTTGGCGTGCATCCAGTCTTGTTTTTCCTTTAAGATATTTTTATCGTCCAGTGGGTCCAGCACATCAAACACTGTCCATTTCCAGACCTGTTTACCTTGCCTGTCCAGCACCAGGATACCATCCCCCTTTACTGTATCCTGTTTGCTGCCGCCTTTGCTGCGGAGGTCACAGACCCTTTCTTCCACACAAAGTGTAACAAACTGGTTGGCCTGGTCCAACAGTATTTCGTGATGGATGGTTTGTTTAAAGTCCTGTTGTCCTTTTTTGAGATTAGCGAGTGTATCGCCGGTAACAGACAATTCCAGGATCTGGTCGCCATAGCTGGTTTCATAGCCGGGGCCACCCAGCAGCGTGAGGAAAGTATTGTGCTCGGTAAACCGGGCCACTTTAAAGCCGGTACCGCTTACCTGGTGGTACCAGACAATGCTGCCTTTTGCATTCAGCAGAAAAAGGATGCCCGGATCCTCGCGGCGGGTAAGCATTACATAGCCTCTCTTAAAAGCGGCCGGCAGCACCGAGCTGTCGGGGCATACCACGCTGAACATGTCTTTCATCCACACCGGTAAACCAAATGTATTGAACGTGTAGGTTTTGCCGGGATAAAGATCTTTGCCGTGACCGGTTAAAACCCTGTACTCATAAGCCTTTTCAGGCAACAGGTCAGTAAGCACGATAGTATGGCTGACCCGGCGCTCAGACAGCGATGTGACAGTGCGCTGTTGTTCCTGCCCTTTCTGCCAGTATTCCACGGCAGCATCAACGGTATCGCTGCACAGGACAACTGTCTTTACCTTGATAGCGTTTTGGCCCTGCGGAAGAAGCGTGATAGACACAATATCGTTGCCGCCACTGTTTATACAACCGGTCGCAAGCAGCAACAACGCTGCCGCCATTGACAGCAATGGCAGCAAGCGTTGTATTTTATTGGATGAGATCATCGGTACTGAATAATTTAGAAAGGTAATAACCGCCGCTATTGACGACGACCATTATTACTGAGATTTTTGTTCAGGTCCGTTTGTGCCTGCGGGTAGGGAAAATATTTATCGCGCGCCAGGTTAATGGTGGGTGTTTTTCCTACGGCGGTAAGGTATTTATTTACCACGCTTTCATATTTACCCATGCGGATCAGGTCCTGCCTGCGTTTACATTCAAAGAAAAATTCCCAGCCCCGTTCCTGCAGAATAGCATCCCTTAAACTCTCCCTGGTGAAGGTGCCGGCGGCGCCGAGGTTGGTGGCGTGAGAGCGGTCTTTCACCTGGTTAATGAGCTGAATGGACTCACTGTTGGGCCCATTCAGCTCATTCAGCGCTTCCGCCCTGCAAAGCAGGATATCAGCGTAACGGAGAATGGGGAATACATGCCCGTCATAGTAAGTGGTGGAGCCATTCGGATCGGCGAATTTGGTAGTCGCTACATCCGGCATGTAGTAGTATCCTTCCGGCGGGTTGGTTTGTCCCGGAGGGGCCTGCATATAATGCAGGCCATCGGTACCTGTATAGTCGGAGTAGAACATTTTTTTACGGTCGTCGTTTGCGCCGAAAGTATTCCAGAAATACCAGGTTAAAGCAAAGTACTGCCATCTGTCTGTTACCTGCGGATTGTTGATCGGGCCGAAGTGGTTCATGATTTCCACGGCATCTACCAGGGGGTCTGCCAGGGCACTGAAGATACTTTCCTGGCACCATTTATTTTTCTCTGCAAACAGCCCTGCATAAGTGGGATACAATCCGTATCCCAGCGTCATGACCTGAGTGGTAAGGTCCAGCGCCTTTTGCCATTCATGTTCGCGCATATACAGTTTGCATAGCAGCGACAGCGCAGCGCCTTTGGTAGCGCGGCCTATATCATTGCTGCTGTAGATGCTGTTGTTTAAATAATTTACAGGAAGGTGGGCCGCTGCATATTCCAGGTCGCTGATGATCATCTTATTGATTTCAGCCACCGGGGTGGTGGGTAATGCAGCCTCATAGTCAGGTTGCGCGATATTTTTCGCCACCGTTTCTTCCGTCACAACTATTACCGGCCCGAACGCATCAGTCAGGTCCACGTAACCAAGGGCGCGCAGGAAGCGGAGCTCCGCGGTGAACTGTTCTTTCTGTGCATCCGTAATGCTGGTCATTTTAGGAATATAATAGAGGGAGATGTTGGCATCCGACACCAGTTTATACTGATGCTGCCAGGCAAAGGCCAGGTAGGTGTTGGCCGGCGCCCACTGGCAGTCGGACATCAGTCCTACATCGCCGCCGGAACTGGCGTGGCCTATATCTGTGGTAAGGTCCGAAATAGTGACCTGGAACCCGGCGTAATACATCCAGGCATCTGATCTGCCGCTGGGTTGCTTGAGCCTTGAATAAACGCCGTTTACGGCGGCTTTGGCGTCACTTAGCGTAAGGAATGCGTTGGCATCCGTAAGATAGCTGTATACTTTAGGCTCCACCAGTTTCTTGCACGAACTGGCGCCGAGCAGCAATGTGGTGAGTGCGATATATGCGTATTTCATTTGTTCCGGTTTACAGGTTAAAAGTTCAATTTAAGACCCGCAGTAAATGTGCGGTAAGCAGGGAAAGCAGTATAATCCAACCCTGACGAAAGGTTGGCGTTGTTGCCGCTGCTATTGAGATTGCTGTTTACCTCGGGGTCTGATCCTGTATATTTGGTGATGGTGAATAAGTTTTGTACCGAGCCATATACTTTAATGCCTCTCAGGCTTTTCAGGAAAGTTTTGGCCACGGGGATATTATAACCGAGCATCAGCATTTTACAGCGCAGGTAGGAGGCGTTTTCCACGAAGCGGGAGTTCATCAGGCCGCCGTAGGCAATCGCATATCCGTCTCTCGGTATATCGGTGTTTTCGTTTTTGGTGGTCCACCTGTTCAGTGCGGCCTTACCGGGACCTGATTCCAGCACCAGGCCGGTACCGTTGTACAGGCTGTAATCCAGTGCGCCCTGCAGGAAAATGTTCAGTTCAAAACCTTTATAGGTAAAGTTGTTATTGATACCATAGATATAATGCGGGTTGGCATGGCCGAGATAGGTACGGTCGTTGGCATCGATAATCCCATCAGGCTTACCGCCGGGACCACTGATATCCTTAAACTTGGGATCTCCTGCTTTGGAGTTGGGCTGTGCAGGATGCGCTTCGCCGGTTTTTATGACACCATCATAGATATAACCATAGAACGTACTTAATTCACGTCCCGGTTCCAGTTTGGTGAAGTCCATGCCACGACCACCGTAGAGATTAGCGGTTTGCGTGATCACATATGGCCTGCCGCCCAGATCGAGGCAGTTCTGTTTATTATAGGCAATATTCACGGTGGTGTTCCAGGTGAAGGCATGATTGATGATATTTTCCGTAGTAACAGATAATTCCACGCCTTTATTCTCAATGCTGCCGGCATTTACAGTTTGTACGGCAAAACCGTTCCAGTCGCCGATAGGCATATCAAAGATCAGCCGGTTGGTTTTTTTCCGGTAGTAATCGATAGTCGCGGAAACGCGGTTATTGAAAAAGCCCATATCGATACCCAGGTCCAACTGTGCGGTACTTTCCCATTGCAGGTCTTCGTTAGGCAGGCGGGTAATTACCGTTCCGCCGTAACTGTCGCTGCCTTCGCCCAGTGATACGTTGGTAGGCCCAAAGAGCGACATGTAAATATAATCACCGATCCTATCGTTACCGGTAATGCCGTAGCCTCCTCTTACTTTCAGGTTGGAGAAAATGTTCAGGTTCTTGATGAACGCTTCTTCGCCGGCTCTCCAGGCGAGGGAACCGGAAGGGAAAATACCAAAGCGTTTGTTGCCGCCAAATTTTGATGACCCGTCGCGGCGCACTGTCACCGTAGCCAGGTATTTATCTTTCAGTGAGTAGTTGATTCTGCCGTAGGCTGAGGCCATTTTTGCCGGTATGGTGCTGCTGGTGCTTGACAGCCGTTCGGTGCCCGCTTCCAGATTGTGGTAAAGAAAGGCATCGGTGCTGAATTTCTGTACCAGGGAATAGTGTTTCTGGTATTTATCGGACTGGTAGGACACCCCTGCCACGACATTAAGGGAGTGGATAGTATTAAATATTTTCCGGTAGGTAAAATAGGCTTCCACGAGGTTGCGGGACACCGCCAGGTCATTTAAACTGGCTTTGCCCTGTACTTTTTCACCATCTACCAGGTCGCGGGGAAGATAGGTACCCTCTTTGGTGGTGGTATATTCCGTACCGCCGTTCACACGGAAGTTAAGGCCGTCGAGGATCTGGTAGTCGGCATATACGTTAAAATTCACTTTGTTCTCGAACCGGTCGTTGGTAGGCGCCATCAGCCAGGCCAGCGGGTTATCCCTTCCTTTGAACCGGGCGTAGGTGCCATCGTCGTTGTACACAGGAATGGCCGGAGAGGCGGTAATTACGCCGTACATGACGTTGGAGGGCACGATGTTGCCGTCGTAGGTTTTGAAGTTGGTGTAAGCGTGTGATGCATATACGCTGGCTCCTGTTTTAAACCGTTTGGCGAATTGTTTATCATAATTCAATCTCACAGAGTATCTTTCGAAAGAGGTATTTTTCAGTGCGCCATCCTGCTTGAAATAGCTGCCGGATAGTGCTACCCTGTCTTCCGCAGTACCGCCGCTCACACTTAAGTTATGGCTTTGCACAGTGCCCGGGCGGGTAGCCAGTTTAAACCAGTCGTTGTCACGGCCGCTGGCCAGATCGGCAGGCGTATAAAAGGCTGGTTGTCCTTTTTCGATGGCTTTGGCGTTGGTGACCTGCATATTCTCCAGGCCATTCATTTTATCATATTCCTTCACGATCCTTTGTGTGCCGGTATAGCCGTCATATTGAATGGCGGCGCGGCCGCTCTTGCCTCTTTTGGTAGTGATCATCACCACGCCGTTAGCGCCGCGGGCCCCGTAAATAGCGGTGGAGGAGGCATCTTTAAGGATCTGTATATCGTCGATGTCGTTCGGGTTGATGTCCTTTCCTGTTTCAGAAGGGAAGCCATCCACTACGTACAGTGGTTCGTTGGTGGATTTGATGGAGTTCCCACCGCGGATGCGCACAATCGTTTGTCCGCCCGGCGCGGCGTTCGACTGGCTCACCTGCACCCCTGCCGCGCGGCCCTGGATAGCCTGCGCAGCATTGCTGGTTACGCCACCGAGGTTCATATCTTCGCTGGAAATGGAGCTGATAGCGCCGGTGAGGTCTTTCTTTTTAGTGGTACCGTACCCCACCACCACTACATCGGTAAGGTTAGATACTTCTTCGGAAAGGGTTACTTTAAAGCTGGTGGTTTTACCGTCGAATTTAACCGACCAGGTTTTAAAACCCACCATAGAGATTTCCAGTGTTTCCCCGGGGTTGGCGTTAATCTTAAAGCTGCCATCGGTGTTGGTAACAGTGCCGAGTTTGGTGCCTTTAACCGTGACGGTTGCACCGGGCAGCGGCTGACCTTTATCGGTGGTAACCACGCCGTGCACCTCGATAGGTGGCGGCGGTGTGGTAGCCGGCTGCACTGCCGGTTTTGTTTTTACGATGATAGCGCCTCCTTCAATACT encodes:
- a CDS encoding aryl-sulfate sulfotransferase, whose amino-acid sequence is MISSNKIQRLLPLLSMAAALLLLATGCINSGGNDIVSITLLPQGQNAIKVKTVVLCSDTVDAAVEYWQKGQEQQRTVTSLSERRVSHTIVLTDLLPEKAYEYRVLTGHGKDLYPGKTYTFNTFGLPVWMKDMFSVVCPDSSVLPAAFKRGYVMLTRREDPGILFLLNAKGSIVWYHQVSGTGFKVARFTEHNTFLTLLGGPGYETSYGDQILELSVTGDTLANLKKGQQDFKQTIHHEILLDQANQFVTLCVEERVCDLRSKGGSKQDTVKGDGILVLDRQGKQVWKWTVFDVLDPLDDKNILKEKQDWMHANCIAFDTDGNYLISFYNNGQIWKIDARTGKRLWTFGKNGDFNLPAASLFDQAHALHINEHGELMFFDNGVSKKTSRTLSFKLDENKRQATLCINTTLPPENYNERMGSSYLVSDTTLLQCATKRNTVILTNFQGRFLWLLRTGMSSYRASFIPAEKLAPYIHQPGYEQ
- a CDS encoding RagB/SusD family nutrient uptake outer membrane protein; its protein translation is MKYAYIALTTLLLGASSCKKLVEPKVYSYLTDANAFLTLSDAKAAVNGVYSRLKQPSGRSDAWMYYAGFQVTISDLTTDIGHASSGGDVGLMSDCQWAPANTYLAFAWQHQYKLVSDANISLYYIPKMTSITDAQKEQFTAELRFLRALGYVDLTDAFGPVIVVTEETVAKNIAQPDYEAALPTTPVAEINKMIISDLEYAAAHLPVNYLNNSIYSSNDIGRATKGAALSLLCKLYMREHEWQKALDLTTQVMTLGYGLYPTYAGLFAEKNKWCQESIFSALADPLVDAVEIMNHFGPINNPQVTDRWQYFALTWYFWNTFGANDDRKKMFYSDYTGTDGLHYMQAPPGQTNPPEGYYYMPDVATTKFADPNGSTTYYDGHVFPILRYADILLCRAEALNELNGPNSESIQLINQVKDRSHATNLGAAGTFTRESLRDAILQERGWEFFFECKRRQDLIRMGKYESVVNKYLTAVGKTPTINLARDKYFPYPQAQTDLNKNLSNNGRRQ
- a CDS encoding TonB-dependent receptor, giving the protein MQLRTNASCRCKSNRRPTKHLKASQLLALLCFAATAQGSAAPDQVVSLSMKNVTAKEVFREINKQTGLNILADEALLEKSGRANITVSNMPVNDALHLFMRNQPLTYSIEGGAIIVKTKPAVQPATTPPPPIEVHGVVTTDKGQPLPGATVTVKGTKLGTVTNTDGSFKINANPGETLEISMVGFKTWSVKFDGKTTSFKVTLSEEVSNLTDVVVVGYGTTKKKDLTGAISSISSEDMNLGGVTSNAAQAIQGRAAGVQVSQSNAAPGGQTIVRIRGGNSIKSTNEPLYVVDGFPSETGKDINPNDIDDIQILKDASSTAIYGARGANGVVMITTKRGKSGRAAIQYDGYTGTQRIVKEYDKMNGLENMQVTNAKAIEKGQPAFYTPADLASGRDNDWFKLATRPGTVQSHNLSVSGGTAEDRVALSGSYFKQDGALKNTSFERYSVRLNYDKQFAKRFKTGASVYASHAYTNFKTYDGNIVPSNVMYGVITASPAIPVYNDDGTYARFKGRDNPLAWLMAPTNDRFENKVNFNVYADYQILDGLNFRVNGGTEYTTTKEGTYLPRDLVDGEKVQGKASLNDLAVSRNLVEAYFTYRKIFNTIHSLNVVAGVSYQSDKYQKHYSLVQKFSTDAFLYHNLEAGTERLSSTSSTIPAKMASAYGRINYSLKDKYLATVTVRRDGSSKFGGNKRFGIFPSGSLAWRAGEEAFIKNLNIFSNLKVRGGYGITGNDRIGDYIYMSLFGPTNVSLGEGSDSYGGTVITRLPNEDLQWESTAQLDLGIDMGFFNNRVSATIDYYRKKTNRLIFDMPIGDWNGFAVQTVNAGSIENKGVELSVTTENIINHAFTWNTTVNIAYNKQNCLDLGGRPYVITQTANLYGGRGMDFTKLEPGRELSTFYGYIYDGVIKTGEAHPAQPNSKAGDPKFKDISGPGGKPDGIIDANDRTYLGHANPHYIYGINNNFTYKGFELNIFLQGALDYSLYNGTGLVLESGPGKAALNRWTTKNENTDIPRDGYAIAYGGLMNSRFVENASYLRCKMLMLGYNIPVAKTFLKSLRGIKVYGSVQNLFTITKYTGSDPEVNSNLNSSGNNANLSSGLDYTAFPAYRTFTAGLKLNF